The genome window CTTGCTGATGACCGAGTCCTCGTTGCGCGGCTACGAACTGACCAACAACCAGGCCTATCTGGCCCTTTACTACGACAGTGCCGAGCGCGTGCCGCGGCAACTGGCGCAACTGCGCAAGCTGGTTTCCGACAATCCGGTGCAGAGCGCCAACGTACAGGTGCTGCAGCAATTGACCAACACGCGCCTGACGCAGATGCGGCAGATGCTCGCGGTGTACCAGCGCGAGGGGCTGCAAGCGCTGCAGCGGGCGATGGCGCGGAACGTGTACCAGAGTTCCAGCGCGCTCCGCGACCAGGTGCAGCAGATGATCGACGTGGAGCTGCAGTTGCTGCAGCGCCGCGACCTGTCCAACCAGCGCAGCGCCGACATGCTGCTGGCGCTGGCCCTGGCCGGCATCCCGTTCGGGCTGGGCAGCGTCGGCGTGGTCTACGCGCTGCTGTTCCGCGAGCTGCGCAACCGCAGCAGCGCCGAGCAGGCCGCCTCGGTGGCCAACGAACGGATGGAAGCCAGCATCCGCGAGTTGGAGCGCACCAGTGCGGACCTCAACGCGCTCAGCCGCTACACCGGCCTGTTGCAGAGCTGCGTGGAGCCGGCCGAGGCGCTGACGGTGACCGCGCGCCTGCTCGCCGCGCTGATGCCCGACACCGGCGGCAGCGTCTACCTGCTGCGCGCCTCGCGTGACCGCGCCGAGGAGATCGTCAGTTGGGGTGAGCCGCCGGTCGGCAGCGAGCCGGCCGTGGCGCCGCAGGACTGCTGGGCCTTGCGCCGGGACAAGAGCCATTTCGTGCACGCGCAGGGCCACGACTCGGCCTGCGCGCACCTGCGCGAGGATCCGTATGCCGCCGGCGCCAGCACCGCCTGCATCCCCCTGTCCGCGCAGGGCACGCAGTTGGGCTTCGTGTTCCTGGCCGGGCGCGGCACCGGCCCGCTGCCGCGCATCGCCATTGCCGAGGCCGCCGCCGAGCAGCTGTCGCTGGCGTTGAGCAACCTGCGCCTGCGCCAGTCGCTGCGCCTGCAATCGATCCGCGACCCGCTCACCGGCCTGTTCAACCGGCGCTACCTGGAAGAATCGCTCAACCACGAACTGGCCCGCTGCGGGCGTCGGCAGACGCCGATGTCGCTGCTGATGCTGGACGTGGACCACTTCAAGCAGTTCAACGACCTGCACGGCCATGGCGGCGGCGACAGCCTGCTGGCCGCGGTCGGGCAGATGCTGTCGACACGGTTGCGCGGCGAGGACATCGCCTGCCGCTACGGTGGCGAGGAGTTCACGGTGATCCTGCCGGAGACCGGCCCGGAGCAGGCGCAGGCGATCGCCGAACAGATCCGCAGCGCGGCCCAGCAACTGAGCGCGACCGTGGACGGCAAGGCGCTGCCGGCGGTGACCATGTCGATCGGCGTGGCCAGCTACCCGCGCGACGGCATGGTCGCCGGCATCCTGCTGCGCAAGGCCGACGCGGCGCTGTACCGGGCCAAGCGCTGCGGCCGCAACCAGGTGCAGGCCTACGACCCCGAACTGGACGGCATGGGCTGAACGGCGGCGGCCACGGCCGGGCCGCCGTTTTGAAGAAAGCGTCACAAAACCGACGCGATAGAGCGGCGATAGTCGCGCTTCCCCCGACTGGAGACGACAGCCCATGTCCATCTGGAAAGATCAGGGTCCCGCGCGCAAGGACGGCCTGCCGCCGGTTCCCGGCAACGGCGCGTTGCCGCCGGAACCGCGCCCGCCGGGCGACGCCGCGCCGGGCGAACCGCTTGCCGCGGTCGCTGCCGCCGCACCTGCCGCCCGCACCGCCGCCCCGGCCCCGGCCCCGGCCCCGGCCGCGAAGGAATCGCTGATCGCCGCAGACATCAGCATCGAAGGCAAGATCGAGGGCACCGGCCATATCCGCATCGCCGGCAAGTTCAAGGGCGACGTCAACGTGCAGGGCGATCTCACCATCGAGACCGGCGCCAAGCTCAGCGGCGGCGTGCGCGCCGACAAGGTGATCATCGCCGGCGAGCTGGAAGGCAACATCGAATCGGCCTCGCGGGTGGAACTGCTGGCCTCCGGCGCGCTGATCGGCGACGTCAAGGCCGGCTCGCTGACCGTGGCCGCCGGCTCGCGCATGCGCGGCCAGGCCGACTTCGGCTGGGACGACGACAAGCACGCCCGCAAGGGCGGCAAGCCCGCGGAGTCCGACGCCGGCGCATGAGCAGCCCGCGTCCCGGCAGTCCGGGGGCGACCCGGACCTGCCCGCACTGCAAGGCCACCATTCTCGAAAGCGCCAGCGTCTGCCCGGCGTGCAAGCACCACCTGCGCTTCGATTCAGCGGTGCTGCAGCAGACGGCGCCGTCGGCGCTGGTGCCGCTGCGGGTGGAGGGCAGCATCCGTCACCCGGCCGACGGCAGCGCCTGGGAATACACCGTGCTGGTGAGCATCCGCAACGGCCGCGGCGAGGAGATCAAGCGCCAGCTCGTCGGCGTCGGCGCGATGCTCGACGGCGAGGAGCGCAGCTTCACGCTTTCCGTCGAGGCGACGCCGCTGCGCGGGGGGCGGCGCGGCAAGCACTAGCGCCTGTGGCGCGGGGATTGGGGATTGGGGATGCGTAAGCGCCTAGCCCCTCTCCCGCCGGGAGAGGGGTTGGGGTGAGGGTACGGCCGCACGATGCCGGTGGTCGCTGCACGTGCTGCCTGGCGGCGCTGGCTGTCGTGCCCTCATCCGCCCCTTCGGGGCACCTTCTCCCGACCGGAGAAGGAAGCGCTGGCCAGCCCACTTTCCCAGCAAATGGCCGCGCGATGGGTAGCTTTCCGCACGCCTACGGCAAGGCCCGCGCCAACAACTCCTCGACCGGCACACCCGCCTGCAGTGTGCCGAACGCCAGTCCATGCACGCCGGCCAGGCGGCTGCGCACGAACGCGGCGGCGGCCGGGCTGGCGCTGCGCAGCAGGAGCGCGGCCTGCAAGGCCAGCGCGATGCGTTCGGCCAGGTGCCGTGCGCTGAACTCGTCGACCTCGGCGTTGCCGGCCAACGGCGCACGCAGTGCGTCCAGCGCCGCGTCGTAGGCCGGGTCGCTGCCGGCCGCCGTCTGCAGCTCCGCCAGCACCGCGGCGGCGCTGGCCGGTTCGCGCGCCAGCGCGCGCAGCACGTCCAGGCACTGGATGTTGCCGCTGCCCTCCCAGATCGAATTCAGCGGCGCCTGCCGGTACAGCCGCGGCAGGATCGATTCCTCGACGTAGCCGGCGCCGCCCAGGCATTCCTGCGCCTCGTTGACGAAGGCCGGCGCGCGCTTGCACAGCCAGTACTTGCCCAGCGCGGTGGCGATGCGCGCGAACGCCGCTTCCGACGCATCGGCATCGGCCGCGTCCACCGCGCGCGCCACGCGCAGCGCGAACGCGGTGGCGGCTTCCGATTCCAGGGCCAGATCGGCCAGCACGTTGCGCATCAGCGGCTGCTCGACCAGACGCCTGCCGAAGGCGACGCGATGCCGCGCGTGGTGCAGCGCCTGCGCCAGCGCCATGCGCATCTGCGCGGCCGCGGCGAGCATGCAGTCGAGCCGGGTCAGCATCACCATGCCGATGATCCGCGCCACCCCGCGCCCTTCCTCGCCGACGCGCTGCGCCCAGGCGCCGGCGAACTCCACTTCGCTGGAGGCGTTGGACCAGTCGCCCAGCTTGTCCTTCAGCCGCATCAGCCGCAGCGCGTTGAGTCGGCCGTCGGGCAGGCGCCGCGGCAGCAGGAAGCAGGTCAATCCGCCCGGGGCCTGCGCCAGCACCAGGAAGCCGTCGGACATCGGCGCGGAAAAGAACCACTTGTGCCCGACCAGGGTGTACGCGCCGTTGCCGTCCAGCGGCGTGGCGACGGTGGCGTTGCTGCGCACGTCCGAGCCGCCCTGCTTCTCGGTCATGCCCATGCCCAGGGTGATGCCGGCCTTGTCGGCGATCGGCACATCGCGCGGGTCGTAGTGCGGGGCGGCGGCCTTGTCGGCCCAGTCGCGCAAGGCCGGGTCCTGGCGCAGCACCGCGACCGCGGCGTGGGTCATGGTCAGCGGGCAACTGGTGCCGGCCTCGGCCTGATGGTGCAGGTAACTCAGCGCAGCGCGTGCCACGTGCGCACCCGGCTGCGGGGTGTGCCAGGACAGCCCGGCCACGCCATGGCGCTTGGCCGCGTCCAGCAACTGGTGGTAGGCCGGATGGAACTCGACCGTATCGATGCGGTGGCCGTAGCGGTCGTGGGTGCGCAGCCGCGGGCGGTCGCGGTTGGCGTCGAAGCCGAGCCGGTACAGCGCATCGCCGGCCAGTGCGCCGTACTGCGCGAGCGCCGCGGCGAAGGCGGCGCCGCCCTCGCGCGCGATGGCCGCGCGCAGCACCGCGTCGTCGGCCCACAGATCGCGCGGTTCGAACGGCGGCGGCTGGTTGTCGACCGTATGCGTGGCGAACGCCGGCAGGTCCGTGTGCATGCATCTCCCTCCCAGAAGCGCTGGGCGCATTGTGGCCGATCCGCCGCGCGGCCGCGAACGCGCGCGGCGGATTCTCATCTCCTGCACACCGGCTTGGACACAGTGGCGCCCATGCCGACTGCCGCTTCCCAGGACCTGGTGGTGCTGCGCCCGGAAGGGCTGTACTGCCCCGCCGGCGACTTCCACATCGATCCCTGGCGGCCGGTGCCGCGCGCGGTCATCACCCACGGCCACGGCGACCACGCGCGCTCGGGCATGGGCGAGTACCACTGCGCCGCCGCCGGCCTGCCGATCCTGCGCTGGCGACTGGGCGAGCAGGCCTACCGCGCCTACGCCTACGGCACCCGCTTCACCCTCGGCCGGGCGCAGGTCTCGCTGCATCCGGCCGGGCACGTGCTCGGCTCGGCGCAGGTGCGCATCGAGGTCGACGGCGAGGTCTGGGTGGCCTCGGGCGACTACAAGCGCCAGCCCGACCCGACCTGCGCGGCGTTCGAGGTGGTGCGCTGCGATACCTTCATCACCGAGGCCACCTTCGCCCTGCCGGTGTACCGCTGGCCGGACACCAGCACGGTGGCGCGCGAGATCGTCGCCTGGCGCCGCGAGTGCGCCGCGCGCGGCGAGGCCGCCGTGCTTTTCTGCTACGCGCTGGGCAAGGCGCAACGCGTGCTCGCCGAACTGCAGCCGTGGGACGATCAACCGGCACTGCTGCACGGCGCGGTGGCGGCCGGCGTGGCGGTGTACCGCGAGGCCGGCGTGGCGATGCTGGAGACGCGTACCGTGGCCGAACTGGACAAGCGCGCCGACTATGCCGGGCAATTGGTGCTGGCGCCGCCGTCGGCGGCCGGCAGCCCGTGGCTGCGCCGCTTCCGCCACGCGCAGCTCGGCTTCGCCTCGGGCTGGATGCGGCTGCGCGGCAACCGCCGCCGGCGCAACTACGATCGCGGCTTCGTGGTCTCCGACCATGCCGACTGGCCGGACCTGCTGCGCACCATCGACGAGACCGGCGCACGCCGGGTGATCGCCACCCACGGCAACACCGACGCGATCATCCGCGCGCTCAACGAACGCGGCGTCGCCGCCGAAGCGTTCCGCACCGACTACGGTGGCGAGGAATGAATCGCTTCGCCGCGCTGTACCGGCAACTGGACCAGAGCACCGCGACGCTGGACAAGCGCGCCGCGCTGGTCGCGTATTTCGAGCAGGCGCCGCCGGCGGACGCGGCCTGGGCGATCTGGCTGCTCAGCGGCGGCAAGCTGCGGCGCATCGCCAACACCCGCGAGCTGCGCGAGTGGATCGCGCAGGAAAGCGGCCTGCCCGGCTGGCTGGTGGACGACAGCTACGACCACGTCGGCGATCTGGCCGAAACCCTGACTCTGCTGCTCGACGACCCGGCGGACATCTCCGACCCGGTGCCGCTGCGCGACTGGATCGAGGAGCGCCTGCTGCCGGTGGCCGCGCAGGACGATGCCGCGCGCCGCGCCGCGGTGGTCGCCGGCTGGCGCAGCCTGGCCTTCGACGAGCGCCTGCTGTTCAACAAGCTGCTGACCGGCGCGCTGCGCGTGGGCGTGTCGCAGCGGCTGGTGCAGCAGGCGCTGGCGGCGATGTCGGGAATCGACATCGCGCGCATCGCCCAGCGCATGCTCGGCACCTGGTCGCCGACGCCGCAGGCGCTGGAGCAGTTGCTGTCCGACGAGGTGCTGCCCAGCGACCGCCAGCAGCCCTACCCGTTCTTCCTCGCCTCGCCGCTGGAGGCGGAAGCGGCCACGCTCGGCGCCATCGACGACTGGCTGCTGGAATGGAAGTGGGATGGCATCCGCCTGCAACTGATCCGCCGCGACGGCGAGGTGGCGCTGTGGTCGCGTGGCGAGGAACGCCTGGACGGGCGCTTCCCGGAGATCGAAGCGGCGGCGGCGACACTGCCGCGCGATGCGGTGATCGATGGCGAACTGCTGGTCTGGCGCGAGGGCGACGCCGCGCCGCTGCCGTTCACCGCACTGCAGACCCGCATCCAGCGGCGCAAGCCCGGCGCCAAGACCCTGGCCGACACGCCGGCGCGCGTGCTCGCCTACGACCTGCTGGAACTGGAGGGCCAGGACCTGCGCGAGCAGCCGCTGCAACAGCGCCGCGCGCAACTGCAGGCGTTGCTGGAGGCGCATGCCGATCCGCGCCTGACGCTGTCGCCACAGGTGCAGGCGGCGACATGGGAGCAGGCGGCGACGCTGCGCGAGGACGCGCGCACGCGCGGCGTGGAAGGGCTGATGCTCAAGCGCGCCACCTCGCCCTACCAGTCCGGCCGCCGCCGCGGCGATTGGTGGAAATGGAAGGTCGCACCGCTGACCATCGACGCGGTGCTGCTGTACGCGCAGGCTGGCCATGGCCGGCGCAGCACGCTGTACACCGACTACACCTTCGGCCTGTGGGACGGCGAGCAGTTGGTGCCGGTGGCCAAGGCCTACTCCGGCCTGGACGACAGCGAGATCCTGGCGCTGGACCGCTGGATCCGCGCGCATACCACCGAGCGCTTCGGCCCGGTGCGTGCGGTGACGCCGTATCACGTATTCGAACTCGGTTTCGAGGCGGTGAACAAGAGCGGGCGGCACAAGTCCGGCATCGCCGTGCGCTTCCCGCGCATCCTGCGCTGGCGCCACGACAAGCCGTTCGCCGAGGCCGACCGGCTGACCACGCTGCAGGCGCTGGCGCGATGAGCGCGTCCGCGGCACGCCGGCGCCCGGCCGATGCGCCGCTGTACGCCTGGTTCGCGCAGCAGGGCTGGCAACCGCTGCCGTTCCAGCGCGCGTTGTGGCGGCATTATCTTGACGGCGGCTCGGGGCTGCTGCACACGCCCACCGGCAGCGGCAAGACCCTGGCCGCATTCGGCGGCCCCTTGCTGGAAGGCCTGCGCGCGCAGGCCGCTACGCAGGCGGCCGCCACGAGGAAGAAGACGGCACGCGGCGCCCACACGGCCGCCGCCCCCGCCAGGGCCGCAACGCCGCCGCGCGCGCGCCGGCAGGCGCAACGCGATCTCAAGGTGCTGTGGATCACGCCCTTGCGCGCGCTCGCCGCCGACACCGTGCGCGCGCTGCGCGAACCGGCGCAGGCGCTGGGCCTGGACTGGCAAATCGGCCTGCGCACCGGCGACGCCAGCGCGCGCGACAAGCGCCTGGCGCGCAGCGGCAAGCTCGACGTGCTGGTGACCACGCCCGAATCGCTGGCACTGCTGCTGTCCTATCCCGACACCGCGCCGCAACTGGCGACGCTGCGCTGCGTGATCGTCGACGAGTGGCACGAACTGCT of Xanthomonas sacchari contains these proteins:
- a CDS encoding sensor domain-containing diguanylate cyclase: MPILHRVRARTRLALLFSAAVFVLIGFGVFSGAQRAIYDAERVAHTHEVLRNIDEVQATLLMTESSLRGYELTNNQAYLALYYDSAERVPRQLAQLRKLVSDNPVQSANVQVLQQLTNTRLTQMRQMLAVYQREGLQALQRAMARNVYQSSSALRDQVQQMIDVELQLLQRRDLSNQRSADMLLALALAGIPFGLGSVGVVYALLFRELRNRSSAEQAASVANERMEASIRELERTSADLNALSRYTGLLQSCVEPAEALTVTARLLAALMPDTGGSVYLLRASRDRAEEIVSWGEPPVGSEPAVAPQDCWALRRDKSHFVHAQGHDSACAHLREDPYAAGASTACIPLSAQGTQLGFVFLAGRGTGPLPRIAIAEAAAEQLSLALSNLRLRQSLRLQSIRDPLTGLFNRRYLEESLNHELARCGRRQTPMSLLMLDVDHFKQFNDLHGHGGGDSLLAAVGQMLSTRLRGEDIACRYGGEEFTVILPETGPEQAQAIAEQIRSAAQQLSATVDGKALPAVTMSIGVASYPRDGMVAGILLRKADAALYRAKRCGRNQVQAYDPELDGMG
- a CDS encoding bactofilin family protein translates to MSIWKDQGPARKDGLPPVPGNGALPPEPRPPGDAAPGEPLAAVAAAAPAARTAAPAPAPAPAAKESLIAADISIEGKIEGTGHIRIAGKFKGDVNVQGDLTIETGAKLSGGVRADKVIIAGELEGNIESASRVELLASGALIGDVKAGSLTVAAGSRMRGQADFGWDDDKHARKGGKPAESDAGA
- a CDS encoding acyl-CoA dehydrogenase family protein, translated to MHTDLPAFATHTVDNQPPPFEPRDLWADDAVLRAAIAREGGAAFAAALAQYGALAGDALYRLGFDANRDRPRLRTHDRYGHRIDTVEFHPAYHQLLDAAKRHGVAGLSWHTPQPGAHVARAALSYLHHQAEAGTSCPLTMTHAAVAVLRQDPALRDWADKAAAPHYDPRDVPIADKAGITLGMGMTEKQGGSDVRSNATVATPLDGNGAYTLVGHKWFFSAPMSDGFLVLAQAPGGLTCFLLPRRLPDGRLNALRLMRLKDKLGDWSNASSEVEFAGAWAQRVGEEGRGVARIIGMVMLTRLDCMLAAAAQMRMALAQALHHARHRVAFGRRLVEQPLMRNVLADLALESEAATAFALRVARAVDAADADASEAAFARIATALGKYWLCKRAPAFVNEAQECLGGAGYVEESILPRLYRQAPLNSIWEGSGNIQCLDVLRALAREPASAAAVLAELQTAAGSDPAYDAALDALRAPLAGNAEVDEFSARHLAERIALALQAALLLRSASPAAAAFVRSRLAGVHGLAFGTLQAGVPVEELLARALP
- a CDS encoding ligase-associated DNA damage response exonuclease gives rise to the protein MPTAASQDLVVLRPEGLYCPAGDFHIDPWRPVPRAVITHGHGDHARSGMGEYHCAAAGLPILRWRLGEQAYRAYAYGTRFTLGRAQVSLHPAGHVLGSAQVRIEVDGEVWVASGDYKRQPDPTCAAFEVVRCDTFITEATFALPVYRWPDTSTVAREIVAWRRECAARGEAAVLFCYALGKAQRVLAELQPWDDQPALLHGAVAAGVAVYREAGVAMLETRTVAELDKRADYAGQLVLAPPSAAGSPWLRRFRHAQLGFASGWMRLRGNRRRRNYDRGFVVSDHADWPDLLRTIDETGARRVIATHGNTDAIIRALNERGVAAEAFRTDYGGEE
- a CDS encoding ATP-dependent DNA ligase: MNRFAALYRQLDQSTATLDKRAALVAYFEQAPPADAAWAIWLLSGGKLRRIANTRELREWIAQESGLPGWLVDDSYDHVGDLAETLTLLLDDPADISDPVPLRDWIEERLLPVAAQDDAARRAAVVAGWRSLAFDERLLFNKLLTGALRVGVSQRLVQQALAAMSGIDIARIAQRMLGTWSPTPQALEQLLSDEVLPSDRQQPYPFFLASPLEAEAATLGAIDDWLLEWKWDGIRLQLIRRDGEVALWSRGEERLDGRFPEIEAAAATLPRDAVIDGELLVWREGDAAPLPFTALQTRIQRRKPGAKTLADTPARVLAYDLLELEGQDLREQPLQQRRAQLQALLEAHADPRLTLSPQVQAATWEQAATLREDARTRGVEGLMLKRATSPYQSGRRRGDWWKWKVAPLTIDAVLLYAQAGHGRRSTLYTDYTFGLWDGEQLVPVAKAYSGLDDSEILALDRWIRAHTTERFGPVRAVTPYHVFELGFEAVNKSGRHKSGIAVRFPRILRWRHDKPFAEADRLTTLQALAR